ggtgctCGGGGccgtgctgctgagcagggccAGGGTGTCCACCTGTCTGCAGAGAACGCTTACAAAGGTCCCAAACAAACTGCAAGGCCTTCAAAGCCCGCAGAAAATAATTAGGTTTTGAACTTTTAAAACCACTTGTGAGCTGTTTAATGAAATCACAGtaggttttgaaacaaaacctgctccacagccccagcctctgccagcCACTCCCTCAGTGGGACATGGGTTGCACCAGCACTGCCGGCTCACCGGTGATCTCCCTCCCTGAGCATCCCTGCCAGCGTGCTCCTCTCTTTGTTTGGCTTTCAGGGACATGCAAAAGAGCCTGTGGAGAGCTGTGCATCATCCTTACATAAAGTCTGATCTACTAAGCTGTTTTTCCCAGCACCAGCTATGAGAGCTGCCATCGTTTTGCTGTTGGGATGTGTGGCAGGGGGATGCATCCCCCCTGTCCTGGGGGGCTGTGAGCAGGAAGGGACCTCCCCACCCAGGTCCCTGCTGGTTCAGCTCCTAGAGAGCACCTGGGGAAGATGCAGTGTCCCACCTGCCTTGGAGGGACCCTGCTTTGCCCCGCACATCCCACAGCAAGGTGGCTGCAtagtgggggctgcaggggcacacttgcccccccccccccagcctcacTAGCCTCCCGGGCACCCTGCACCCCATAGAGCCACGGAGCTCTCCAGCACCCCACAGCGCGgcagcacccgcagcacccCAACGACCCCCGCACCCCGCTTCATccagagccccccagcacccccatcctccccccattcccccatcCCTCCCGGCTCTCACCTCGGTGCCCGGTGCCCCCGAGcaccccgtcccccccccctcgTCCCCCGCCCCGTTCCCCGTTACGAAACGCgcccggggcggggcggggcgggcgcaGCGCAGCGGCGGCTTCAGCCAATGGTGCCCCCGCCGGTTACGGGGGGGGGAGACGGTAGGAGCCGTGTCCTGGCCGTGCCGTGACCtaccgtgccgtgccgtgccgtgcccggGCTCCGCAGCCCTTTGCAGCCCCCCCCGTGGGGAGGATGGGCTGAGCCCGgtggcacggggagggggggtaGGGGGGCGTGCGGCGGCGGCTGCTCCCGGGATGTGCGCGCACCGCCGGCCTTGGGAGCAGCTCCCCGGCTCCTTTTGAAGGGCAGCAGCGATGAACCGCGGCCCCCCCAGCTCGCCCAGGGGGGGTAGCCCCGTCCGGTGCCCCCCTTGGAGCGGGGAGATGCTGCGCTGCCCGTCCTGCCGCCTGCAGCTGTGGGAGCCGGTGACGGTGTCGTGCGGCCACTCGCTGTGCACGCCGTGCCTCGGGGGGGCCGTGCCCGCCCGCTGCCCCCTCTGCCAGGAGAAGCTCAAGCTGCTGGGAGTCGGGGGGCCGAGGCGCAACGtggtgctctgcagcctgctggagaAGTGCGAGGACCGGGGCAGGCGGCTGGCGGGGTTGGTGGCCCGTGTCCGGCACCATCTGACCCGTGGGGAGGCGAAGGAGGCGCTGGGGATGGCTCAGAAGGGCGTCGAGCTGGGTAAGCATCCCCTGGGTCCAGGGGAGTTTGGGGGGCGGGTTGGGGCTGGTGGTCCCAGGAGGGGCCGGGTCTGTTGTCCAGGTGGGGTGAGGATGTGTGGATGGTGTTGGCAGGGCAGGTGGGTACCAGTGTGGGTTGCTTTGTCCCCATGTCACAGTGCCCCTCATGCCAGCATGAGCTGGGAGACCTGGGGAGATCATTTGGAGTGCTGGAAGTGCTgaggaggggtggggaggggaataCAGATGCTGGACCTTTCCCTTGTGTCTGCAGGTGTAAGGGACTCATCTCCACCCCTGCTGAAGAGCATCAGCAGAAGGGGGACGTGGCCTTCTGGGGCTACAGTGGCTGGGTTGAGCCCTAATGTTTGTCCCCAGTGCCAGGGCCGTGGGCAGGACGGGGCGCACAGCcgtgtccccccagccctgggctctTGGCTTTAGTGGGCAGctggagaggaaggagctgtgCGGTGATAGCCGAGAGGTCAGCAGCTTCCCAGGGGCATCTGGCAATGCTTCAGCATCAGGGGAagagtttgggggggggggcggttgCAATCATTACATAAAGTGGCTGGGACTTCTCCACTCTAGGACAGACACATCCGAGCCCCCCATGGCATGCAGAGGGGTCCCCCAGCCCCCTTCTGcacccagctccacctgcagGATCAGGATcaggctgggggggaggggggggggggtcggtcTGCTTTAACACATAGCTGTAAGTGGATTTCTTGGAGAGTACTGCTGAACTAAAAGGGGTTACACAACGTGTCTGgagagcagggggctggggtgGCGGAGGCAGGAGGTCCTCTCTGAGCGGTGTTTCTATGACAGCGCTGTGTGGGCAGCGCTgagctcccctcctgctgcaggcactcACTCCTTGCTCATTGCTACTGCCAGGGGTGCACGGTGTGGCTGAGGGGGCAGCGGTCCCGGTGCTGGCAGCGGAGCGTGGGTCCCTTTgtgcagcctccccaggcacCCCCTTCACATCCTCTGCGCCCTTTGTGCAAAGCAAACACACATGCGCTgtcctctgcttctcttttcattaGTGCCTGGCTTTTGTCTTCTTGGGCGGTACACTTgggtgtttctttttaaaaagcctctGTGAGGAGAAAGAGCAAACTGTTGCAAGTTCTGTCCTTGGCCTTTCTTCATTACGTGCTCGGTTCCCCGGCGGGCAGGGgaagcggggctggggcagtgAGGAAACAGGAATTGGCTGCAGCTCCCATAAACCTGTGTGTGCCGGTGCTGCTCAGGCTCTGCCATGTGGGTGGTGCTTTCGGGGCAGGATTCccacccccagcagcctgctgacCACTTTTAGGCTGCACAGCCTCTTCTGGGCTCCTCTTAAAACCCAAGGTTAATAAAAGCTCAACCGGTGGGAACATGCGTGCTGGTCTGCAGTCCTGCTCcgtgctgcccagggcagggaccCTCGGCTTTGCACAAAACTCACTGCCAGACAAAGCAGCTCTCTGCTTGGGAGAGAGTGCATGGCTAAAGCGAGCAGAGAACCAGAAGATAACAAGTTGACAAAGTGAACAAAAAGGTGCAGCGTAACACAGGAGGGCTCCCGACGTGCCAGGAGCGCTGTCAGTCACTCCGCAGCCGCCAGTCTGCCAGCTGGCTCACGTCCCCGATGTCTAATGATATCATAGATCAAAaatagctgcagcagcagagaaatgcagaatttgtaGCCTGCTTTTACACATCTCGTTTTTGCCAAAGCAGACACTTTATTACCAGGCAGTGCAAACGTTCAAATGTGTTTGCACATGTGGAAAATAAGCCCCTGGACTTTGTACCTGTGTTTTCATCTCCACGTGTCACTGCGAGCTGGAGCCTTTCATCTCTAGACGTGTGCCTGAGGGACGGGCCACGGCACAGCGAGTTCCCCCTGCTTCCTGCTCCGGGTGCCAAGGTTGTGGCTGTCATCATGCACGCACATGGACTTGGAGGGAGCACACGGTGCCCGCTTAGCCTGGCTGCTGCGGGGCAGCTCGGGATGGGAGATCTGGCTTGCACttggagcagggcagagagTGGGGTCCTGCTGTGCCCCGTGCTGgaaggaggcaggagctgccctggaGCTTCCTCCTCACGGCTGGACGTGGTGGGTACCTGGGCGTGGTGGCAGCAGTGGAGAGCAGACACTGGCTTCCTGCACCCTGCTGTGATGGGGCTGCGAGTTGGgacctgctgggagctggcaagGCTGCATCAGCGCCTGGTGTGAACCGGGGCTGGGAGGAaaagctgctggggctgggagtgCAGGACACAACACCAGCAATGATATCTGGCTTCAAAGTGACCCCGGATGCTGACCCTACCGTCATACCATGGGGAGCCAGCAGGGAAAGGCGTGGTGACACTGGTGTCCTGCCCGGAGGGACCGGGGTTGCAGCTGTGCTTTCCCTACCGCAGTGTGTCCCTGGCCCCAGCCCTTGGCAGCCATCGGGTGATGCTCGCCGCTGGGGGAGGCGCGGGGCCGCTGCCTTGGCTGGGAGTCGGCAGCAGATGTAGGTCACCTCCGTGGCTGTGATATAATGGGGTGGGTCTGCGAATCCTGCACGGCTCGAACCCACAAAGCATCGCCACACCTGGCTGAGTCGTGCCACGTGGGATTTCGGGGTGCTGGTTTCCAAGAGGGACTGCTCTGCACCATGCCACCAGGGTGTCCTGGCCAGCAGCGCCTGCACACTGAGGTCCCACCAGTGACATTGTGATAATGCAGACCTGGGTGCCCAATTCCTTTCGTCTGTTATAGGAAACCTCAACCTTTTCTTGTGTTGGGGGGCCCAGAGCCATGTGGTGGGGTGGATCCAGAGCCTTCCTTGCTCCCCCAGGGCATCTCCTCGCCCTGCAGGGAGCACATATGTGGTCCAGCCTTTTTGCTGCACCCCAAAAGGATGGATGAGAGCCCAGATCCTGCTGTGGCTGAAGCTGAGCCCCAAGGCTGAGGAAAGATGTGGAAAAACACAGCGAAGAGGCTCACAGTATGAATTAGATATTTAGGGGAAAGGACTTTCTTGCAGAGAGTTATGAGGCCAGTGGCTCTTGCCGAAGAGGAGCTGGCTGTGTTCGGCTCGAGCTGCCCGCACAGCCCATGTGCCCCCCAGCTGTGTGGTCCTGCACGGGCTCGTGGCACAAGCCCTCACCTTTCTCTTCGCAGCCCCCGATGACACCTCCCTGTGGCGGTGCCGGGCAGAGGCGTTCGTGGCCCTGGGGCAGTACCCGGAGGCGCTGGGGGACCTGGAGGCTGTGTGCAAGGCTGAGCCCACAGAGCACGAGGTGAGCGGAGGGGAGGCTGGAGAAGCCTTGGAGCCACATCTCACTGCATATGGCAGCTAATCCTCCCGGAGGATTTCTCCTTGCTGTCCCAATGTCACTTGCAAAGCTTGCTCCCCTGGTCGCAGAAGGCTGCGGAAATTTTGGCTTTAGGGACGCAGATAATTAACATTTAATCCAAAGGTCTTAATCACAGTCTCTTGCCAGCCACTGATTGCTGGGCCCAGCACGTGGTTCATGGGCAATCCTGAGTTCTCATAGCCATTGGATTCATCGTGCCCAAAAATTAACTGTCCAGATCCACAAGGCTGCAGACGCAGGACACAGGCACTACGTAACATAAACAGGAGTGTATTGCCTGGCAGTAAAGGTCCAGCACCGTGTGTCTGTGCACACATACTCAGTGAGGACACTGGTGTGCAAGGGCCCAGCTGTGGGCTGGGGAGATgctggctgggtgctgagctgcccctgAAGACCCCAGACCTGGGAGCTCACTTGCTGATTTGCACTTGCTGGCAGTAGCTGTGCAGCGTTGAAGGCCCTTGACCCCTTCTCTGGGTCTCTGCAGGATTTATTTGCTTGGCTGTTGCAATTGTTGCGTTTTGGAGCTCTGTTGGATGTGGTGCGTGGGTCTGGTGGGTACAGTGGCAGGTCTGAGTGTGGGGACAGCGATGTGACCAGGTACTTCAGCCCAGGACGGGAGCGGGCAGGATGCTGGAGGGAGAATCCCTTGGCACTGGGAGCTTGGGGTGCTGAAGGGACACTCTCAGCTGGCCACTGTCCGATAGCAcaggtttttctgctttgcagggcTTCTTCAGGAAAGGGAAGGTGCTTCTGGAGATGGGACGCAGAGCCGAAGCCCTGCTGGCGTGGGAGCACTGCCTGACGCTGTGTCCCCATTTCCAGCCTGCACAGAGTGAGATGGAGAAGGTGCGTGGGCCCATGGCGTGGCGTGGTCCTGTGCCCTCTTGTCGCTCAGGGAGGTGACCTGTTCTTCTGAAGGACTCGTGTCCCTCACggtcctgctgctctgggctggtTTTGGGAGCAAGGGAAATTGGGTCCTGGTCCAGGAGTTTTCCATCGCCCCAGTACAAATTTGCTGAAAGCTGTCACTGGAGATCTGGCATCACTTCATTTTGGTGTCATTCAGGCCAGCACCCACCTGTGTGCCAAAATATTGTCAccactggggctgctggcagtgtCCCCAGCATGAGGACTTCATGCCATGAGTGGATGTTTGCCCTCCAGGAGGGAAAGGGCAGGGGAATGAGGAATGACCCTGTGCTCTCCACAGCGCACTCCCTTCCTGCTTATTTTGGGTAACGGAAAACAGGTCCCAGACCTTAAAATACACTGCTTTATTCAGTGCCTCTTGCTGCCACCTTCCTTATGCCCTAAGGCGTTAGTttggcagagctcagccagcACATCTTTCTCCCAGCACCACGCTGAGCCCCATTTCTCCTTGTAGATCCTCGCCCAGGAGGATGCTCCTCGGCCATGCGCTGCCCACCGGGGCTCGAGTGGTCCCCAGGCAGTGGGGGACGGAGGCGACCCTGCATCCTCCTCTGCCCGAGCCCAGGTAAGAGACTGCAATGGGACTTGGGGTCCCTTTGGGATGTCCCACACTGGGATTTTCCAGTGATGGGAACAGAGGTGCGGGAAAGGGAGGTTGGGCAGGATCATGTCCAGGGatgggcagctgcaggaagcaggggGTGGGAGAGCAAAAACACCGTCAGAAGTGGTGgtgaggggctggaggagcagagaagGCTCCTACTGGTTTCCAGTCCTCTCCCAGTTTTGTTCTGCAATAATTTACGCAAGATTTTAGACCCTtgtgtttaaaacacaaaagccacattacattcagaaaaataaaagagaaaatttcagttttaatgttatttttttttttttttttttttttttttttttttatccaaaaaATACATCTGAGAACAGTTCAGACCACTAGGAGCTATTAaggaaaactcattttctgctctttgtctCCTAAGGAGGAATTTGGCAGGtttggagagaagaggaaatgggAGAAATGGGTTCAAACACACCCCAGTGCCTGGAGGTACATCTAGGCAGGGAAAGCCCGTGTTTTAACCACGAGATAAACCATGCCCCGAACGCGTGCTCTGTGCCCCTGTTCTTGGGCTGTTTGTGTTTCCTCCCAAAAAGGGTAAAATTTGGctcccagatgctgttgtgGGGTTGAGCAGGGATGTCTGTCAGGGGCACGCTCTGTTGATGTGAGATGTTAACAGACAGCAGTGCGCCAGAAAATGTCCCAGTGCCATTGGTCTCTGTGGGGCGGATGGGTTTGTATTCAAAGGGGGAAGGGGTGTCGGgttcaattttctcttttctgtgtccAGGACCAGGAGGGAGAGACGGAGGCCGGCAGAGGGTCCTCGGTGTCTGAGCATGGCCAGGGGACCCCCACCCCAGGGCGACAGCAGGAGCCGGGGGCTGTGGCAGAGAGGCAGCATGGGCTGTTGGTGGGTGAGTGTCCACGGAGGCACCAGAACCTTTTCTCTTACAGAATAACACTTTAAAAGACGTTTTGGTACTGAAATCTCAGTGTTTGTGCCATGTGCTGGACCAGTTTTAGATCAGAGTGCTGATCATCCAGTGTGCTGGATGGGTTTTAGATCAGAAGATCCTTGTGAGAGACGTGACATATCACGCTTTGGGGAGGCAGAACCTCTGCTGGCATTGGCTTGCCACCAGCACCCAGGCCTCTAGAGACCTCCATGTGGGAGCTGCTTTGGGTCGCTTCACCTCtcagtgcctcagtttccccacctgcAAAAGGAGTGGAGGTACTGCCTTCTGCCAAGTGCTGGGCAAGCTGTGGGTGAGCACACGTGGGTTAACGGCTGGGTTTATGTGATATTTATGCTACGTTTTTGCTTTTAACCTTCAAAGCACTTCGTGTAGCAGCTAATTCTGTACACCTCAGAAAGCAAAGATTAATTCTCAGTATGAAAATGAGgggtcttttcttcctttctcttcttttgccACCAGCTAATGAAGAGGAGACGGAGACAGCCAAGTGTAACCAGCCACACCTCGGGGAGCTGCTGAGCATTTCTGACTTGGAGTGCTCCCTCTGCATACGGTGAGTCCTTCGGCTGGGGAGCTTGCTGGATGAGGAATTGGCACCTGCCCGGTTCTGTTTCCTGGTTTGAATCTTTCTTTACCTCTTAATAGCAAACTCAGTCCCTGGTACTGCTGAGACACAGGTTTTGAGGGGGACAAGAGGTAAGAGGAGGAGATGAGGCAGGCCCTGGCAGGCTGTGGGAGCTCGGCTCGCTCTGTCCCGGGACACAGCGTGGTTCCGCCTGGTGCAGAGGTGGGGATGTTCAGCAGGACCAAAGATCAAAGGTGATGGTTGCCCTCTGTAACTGCAGGCCACAACAGGAAGGGTTTACCCCAGGGAAGCACCGTCTGTGATGGGGGCATTGCAAATCCTGATAGACCGGGGCA
This genomic interval from Oxyura jamaicensis isolate SHBP4307 breed ruddy duck chromosome 13, BPBGC_Ojam_1.0, whole genome shotgun sequence contains the following:
- the LOC118173742 gene encoding LON peptidase N-terminal domain and RING finger protein 1-like isoform X1, whose amino-acid sequence is MNRGPPSSPRGGSPVRCPPWSGEMLRCPSCRLQLWEPVTVSCGHSLCTPCLGGAVPARCPLCQEKLKLLGVGGPRRNVVLCSLLEKCEDRGRRLAGLVARVRHHLTRGEAKEALGMAQKGVELAPDDTSLWRCRAEAFVALGQYPEALGDLEAVCKAEPTEHEGFFRKGKVLLEMGRRAEALLAWEHCLTLCPHFQPAQSEMEKILAQEDAPRPCAAHRGSSGPQAVGDGGDPASSSARAQDQEGETEAGRGSSVSEHGQGTPTPGRQQEPGAVAERQHGLLVANEEETETAKCNQPHLGELLSISDLECSLCIRMFLEPVTTPCGHTFCKECLERCLDHRPNCPLCKQSLREYLKAGSYSCTVLLQDIMLATFPAQLAERRELHQAEMAELSNLTKNIPIFVCTMSFPGVACPLHVFEPRYRLMIRQCQETGTRRFGMCVYETGKSFADYGCMLEIRQLELLADGRSLVDTVGGRRFRVLRRGHRDGYNTADIEYLEDKKVAGEELQELQSLHESTYELAQRFCEHGDVASRRLLMQHGPLPEKEEDIQASADGPMWCWWLISILPLDPSFQLRLFSSTSLRARLTQLQRILLALLQQPPATNPLPELSPRGRV
- the LOC118173742 gene encoding LON peptidase N-terminal domain and RING finger protein 1-like isoform X3, with amino-acid sequence MNRGPPSSPRGGSPVRCPPWSGEMLRCPSCRLQLWEPVTVSCGHSLCTPCLGGAVPARCPLCQEKLKLLGVGGPRRNVVLCSLLEKCEDRGRRLAGLVARVRHHLTRGEAKEALGMAQKGVELAPDDTSLWRCRAEAFVALGQYPEALGDLEAVCKAEPTEHEGFFRKGKVLLEMGRRAEALLAWEHCLTLCPHFQPAQSEMEKILAQEDAPRPCAAHRGSSGPQAVGDGGDPASSSARAQEGETEAGRGSSVSEHGQGTPTPGRQQEPGAVAERQHGLLVANEEETETAKCNQPHLGELLSISDLECSLCIRMFLEPVTTPCGHTFCKECLERCLDHRPNCPLCKQSLREYLKAGSYSCTVLLQDIMLATFPAQLAERRELHQAEMAELSNLTKNIPIFVCTMSFPGVACPLHVFEPRYRLMIRQCQETGTRRFGMCVYETGKSFADYGCMLEIRQLELLADGRSLVDTVGGRRFRVLRRGHRDGYNTADIEYLEDKKVAGEELQELQSLHESTYELAQRFCEHGDVASRRLLMQHGPLPEKEEDIQASADGPMWCWWLISILPLDPSFQLRLFSSTSLRARLTQLQRILLALLQQPPATNPLPELSPRGRV
- the LOC118173742 gene encoding LON peptidase N-terminal domain and RING finger protein 1-like isoform X2; translation: MNRGPPSSPRGGSPVRCPPWSGEMLRCPSCRLQLWEPVTVSCGHSLCTPCLGGAVPARCPLCQEKLKLLGVGGPRRNVVLCSLLEKCEDRGRRLAGLVARVRHHLTRGEAKEALGMAQKGVELAPDDTSLWRCRAEAFVALGQYPEALGDLEAVCKAEPTEHEGFFRKGKVLLEMGRRAEALLAWEHCLTLCPHFQPAQSEMEKILAQEDAPRPCAAHRGSSGPQAVGDGGDPASSSARAQDQEGETEAGRGSSVSEHGQGTPTPGRQQEPGAVAERQHGLLAANEEETETAKCNQPHLGELLSISDLECSLCIRMFLEPVTTPCGHTFCKECLERCLDHRPNCPLCKQSLREYLKAGSYSCTVLLQDIMLATFPAQLAERRELHQAEMAELSNLTKNIPIFVCTMSFPGVACPLHVFEPRYRLMIRQCQETGTRRFGMCVYETGKSFADYGCMLEIRQLELLADGRSLVDTVGGRRFRVLRRGHRDGYNTADIEYLEDKKVAGEELQELQSLHESTYELAQRFCEHGDVASRRLLMQHGPLPEKEEDIQASADGPMWCWWLISILPLDPSFQLRLFSSTSLRARLTQLQRILLALLQQPPATNPLPELSPRGRV